The window TTACCTTTTTGTAAAGAatacatgtaaaaataaaaaaacatgatCTGACGTTAAATTTCttttagagaaaaaaaactaaattgATGTTGCAAGAAATACAAGTAACATAAGTATAAGAAGAAAGGGTCCATACAGTACGAACAAATATTTCCACCTGAACACgcgcacaaaaaaaaaaaaaaaaaaaaaaaaaaaattatgaacaggtAATGACAATTttgcgaaaaaaaaaaattatatatatatatatatatatatatatttgtttatttatttaaatagcTAGATCGATATATAGAATAGCAGAACGGGaatcattttaatatatagatttttcaatttatcaTTTGGAAATCTTACGAAATATAGCGCCCGTGGATCATCAGGTTAAGAAACACCTTAAATGGGGTCCtacattacaaaaaaaaaagaaagaaatgaagaaagaaagaaagaatgGAATAAGGTAATTTACATGTTatccataaatatatgatggccttaaattaatatttagtaGCAATCTAAAGGTCTAAGCGCCTCAAAATATAACGAAACATAAAAGCACAACAAAACACAAGCTTTGGTAAggaataaaatgataaaaaaaatgttgcTACGGAGGAACGAAAACACAGTGTGGTATATACAGAAATAGCATATGTAATGTAAAGTTTAGATTGTATTatgtaacaaaattaaaaataaataaaaaaaaaaaaggaacaaataTTGTAAGATTTACCAGTTAGTTCttcctttatattttatatcatttagaATCATAGCTACATAGTGATGGCAGTTATTCCTGTAAAaggaaatttatatatatactttttttattttgtgcaTTTATATTggtactttttctttttttttttttttataatgttgTAACATCATTGAAGATCAGCTCTTTTTTCTTACACAAGTAGGTTATGCTGTATTTttagaaaaggaaaatacatataaaattggttaaaaagaaatatatataataataataaaataacaaatacgtaaataaaaaacgttatatataagtattatcAAATAAGGCACAAACATGGTACAAATTAGATCAAAGCAGGCATATTTCTAAAGGGCtagttattatatttatgaaaatgcAAGATTTATATGTAAGGAATGCATATTATAGCTACCTTCCTCttcgaaaaaatattatcagCCTTATAAATAGCGTCATCATAGGACTggtataaacaaattaaagaataaaaaaatatgtacatataaacatttacATCCAATAATTTAACTACTTTATAGCATGAACATATTTGcgcttatatttttttcttttttattatacctTATCAGTAAATGCAAGGGGAAGTTTGTTTTTATCCAATTTCCAGTATTTCATAGGATCACTAAATGCCATATTATCTAAAATTGGATAACAAAATGgaacaaaattttcatatgcAAAATTTgcacataataataaataaaaacaagaatGAAGGCTCCTTAAGTGTGTGTAAGATTACCAACTGAGATGGTGAAGGATCCCGAAAAATCATGAATTAATCCTGTTGACGTGCATATTCCTAAtgcgtaaaaaaaaaaggaagttaACATTTTTGACAATTTGGAGGGTTGCTGATTGATTAAGAAGTCATATGTTGTAATTATATGTGTTAATTAAATGGAGTAGTTAAATGAGGTacttaaaaaggaaatttacCAACATGTCCAAGAACTGGAATAAAGGTTGATGCGCATGGCAGATAAGAGAATACAACACAGTATGGGAACTACtcgtaataataaaaaaaaaaaatatatatataaatacataagtAATACAagaatttacaaataaaccAAGCTTTACATTGCTGTCTTTCAGTTACCTTGTTgtctttttcattaatttctGTATTTGTCATAAAATCATTTGGcatattgtatattttaccAAAAGCAGCTAAACaaagttttatattaaattttttcaaagaaaaaaaaaaaaaaaaaaggaaaaagtgaaa of the Plasmodium malariae genome assembly, chromosome: 6 genome contains:
- the PmUG01_06020000 gene encoding conserved protein, unknown function, which translates into the protein MPNDFMTNTEINEKDNKFPYCVVFSYLPCASTFIPVLGHVGICTSTGLIHDFSGSFTISVDNMAFSDPMKYWKLDKNKLPLAFTDKSYDDAIYKADNIFSKRKHNLLVNNCHHYVAMILNDIKYKGRTNWTPFKVFLNLMIHGRYISWKYLFVLYGPFLLILMLLVFLATSI